TCAGAGGATATGTGGTTGCCAGAGCAGAACTGACCGACGCAAACGCCAGGCCCAACGCGCAGATGACCTTTTTCATTAAACGCTACCCTTCATTAATATTATTTTTGATGCAAATGAAACTCATTATTAAGGCGGAATTTTATACAGAGGAAAGGATTTTGTGTCAATGAGGGACAATTGCGCAGGGTGACGAAAGGCGGTGTCAGAGTAACACCGCCGTAGTGCGGACTTACATCAGGTTCTCTTTATCAATCCCGAGGCGCTTCATGCGCGACAGCAGGGTGGTGCGTTTTAACCCTAAACGCTGGGCTGCACCTTTCGGCCCGGCGACCACACCGTTGGTCTCTTTCAGCACGCGCAGAATAAGGTGGTATTCATCTTCTCCCTCTTTCGCCATCTCGGCTGCGCTCACGGTCGTTTCAGGCAGAGAAACCTCCGGCAGGGAGAGTTGCAGCACGTTGCCGCGCGTGAGCAGCACCGCTCGCTCAATGACGTTTTCCAGTTCGCGGACGTTACCCGGCCACTCCATTGCCGAGAGCGTGCGGAGCGTCTCTGCCGGAATGCTGTAGATGTTGCGCCCCATCCGCCGCGCAATTTTGGCGGTAAAGGCTTTCACCAGCAGAGGGATATCTTCCGGGCGTTCGCGCAGCGGGGGCAGGCAGATCGGGAAGACGTTCAGGCGATAGTAGAGATCGCTTCTGAATTCGCGGTCGGCGACCATTTTTTTAAGATCCCGGTTGGTGGCGGCAATCAGCCGCACGTCCGTCTGGATAAGCTTGTTGCTGCCGAGGCGCTCAAACTCCTGCTCCTGCAACACACGCAGCAGCTTAGGCTGCAGTTCCAGCGGCATATCGCCCACTTCGTCGAGGAACAGCGAGCTTTTATCTGCCAGCTCAAACCGGCCCAGCCGCTGGCTGCTGGCCCCGGTAAAGGCGCCGCGCTCATGACCGAAGAGGTCACTTTCCAGCAGACCCGCAGGCATGGCGGCGCAGTTCATCTTCACCATCCGCCGGCTGTTGCGGTTGCTTAAGTTGTGGATCGCCCGGGCGATCAGCTCTTTCCCGGTACCCGTCTCGCCCAGAATCAGCACCGTGCTGTCGCTCTGCGCCACCATCTCAACCTGCTTGAGGATGCTGTACATCGCATCACTGCGGCCAATGATTTCGCCAAACTCGCTGTCCACGTTATTGAGTTGCTCGGTCAGGGCGAGGTTCTCATCCACCAGCCGCTCCTTCAGGCGATGGATCTCCTGATAGGCGAGGGCGTTATCCAGGGCAATGGAGATACGTTCGGCAATCTGGCGCAGCAGCTTGAGGTTGGCGGTGGTAAATACGCCCTCATCGCACTGCGCCAGCTTCAGCACGCCAAGCATGGTATTGCCCGACATCAACGGCAGCAGGCATAGCGTCTGGATTTTATTGCCCCAGGTGTTAAACAGCATCCGCTCGTAGGGGGCCAGCACGTCACGCTCGTGCAGGTTGAGCAGCAGGATCTCTTTACTTTTGAACACCCGCTCGGACAGGGTGCCCGCTTCGTCCACTTCGCTCTGCTCGTGCGCCGGGTTGGCCTCATCCAGATAGTGCGTGGAGTAAATGTTGAGTTTTCCCTTACGATTGCCCCGTAGCGCAATGCTGATAGCGTCGATTTTGAAGTAGTGATGGATCTCTTTTGAGACCTCGCTGACCAGCTCGTCCATGTCCAGGCGCGACAGCACGGCGTTGGTGATCGCCACCAGAATACGGAAGTTGTCGCGCTCGCGGCTCAGCAGATCGTAATCAACATTATTGTTGACGCGACTCTGGATCTGCTCCGCCACCACGCCGACAATCTGGGTAAAGGTGTGCAGACGCTCATATTCCGCCTCGCTCCACGGCAGGTCGGTAGTGCGCAGAAACTCGCAGCCGCCAAAAATATGGCCTTCCACCGCCAGAGGGAGCATGCAGTAATGGCCGAAAGGCTGATAGATATTGCTATCCGCCAGCATCGGCCAGGCCTGGCGGAACTCTTCAGCGCTGCAGTGCAGGATTTCAGGACGGGAAAGAATACGCCGCACCGGGCCGTGGGCGAGGTAAGTTTCATCCTCATATTCAAAGACTTTGCCGTTATCACGCGTTGAGTAGTAGCTCGCCCGCTGGGTCCCGCTGTGCCAGAGCACGATAGCGGCGCTGTCCGCCAGCGCTGATTGCCTGACCAGCCGCGTCAGGGTATCGCTCAGCGAGCCTAAATCGGGCTGCTGTAAAAGAGTGCGTGTGATGTCAAACAGGCCCTGCTGTCCAAGATCGCTCATCGGTGTATACGGCATTATTGCTTTCCAATAGAAACTGGCAAAAAAGAGAACGTCAGCGCTGACCGCTTATGGCGCGGTTCTAGCAAATTCGGGGTAACGGTTCGGCGTGCGGCAGATCCAGCGTGCGCTTCACGCCGTAAAGCCCGGTCAAACGCACCCCTTTGCGTTCAACCACTTCACCAATAATGGCGGCCTCTTTCCCTAACGGATGGGCGCGCAGTTCTGCCAGTACCGCGTCGGCAGCCTGGCGTTCAACGCCAATCGCCAGCTTGCCTTCATTGGCAAAGTTTAGCGGATCGAGCCCCAGCAGCTCGCAAAGCCCGCGCACGGCAGGCTTAACGGGCAGGCTGCGCTCGTTCAGTTCAATTCCACAGCCGCAGCGTGCGGCGAACTCGTGCATCACAGCATTAACGCCGCCCCGGGTGGCGTCGCGCAGGGCTTTCACCCCAGGTATTGTGCGAAGCGTCTGGATAAGGGGCGTCAGCACCGCGCAGTCGCTGCGAAGCTCACCGTCCAGCCCCAGACCTTCGCGCAGGTTAAGGATAGTCGCCCCGTGGCAGCCCAGCGTGCCGGTGACTAACAGCACGTCGCCCACGGCAAGCTGCTGTGCGCCCCAGTGAATATCCGCCGGGATCGCCCCCATTCCTGCCGTATTGATGAACAGTTTATCCGCCGCGCCGCGCTGCACGACCTTGGTATCGCCGGTGACGATAGCGATCCCCGCCTCGCGCGCGGTCTGCGCCATGCTGGCGACAACCGTTTTGAGTGTCTCCATCGGCAGCCCCTCTTCGAGGATAAACCCGCAGGAGAGGTAGCGTGGCACCGCGCCACTGACGGCCACATCATTGGCGGTACCGCAAACAGCCAGTTTGCCGATATCTCCGCCGGGGAAGAACAGCGGATCGATGACATAGCTGTCGGTGGAGAACGCCAGCCTGTCGCCCTGGGCGGTAAGCGTGGAGAGCGCAATGCGCGCCTGATCCTCCTGCTCGGCCAGCCAGGGGTTGTTAAAGGCGTCCATAAACAGCTGATTGATGAGCTGCTGCATCGCCTGTCCGCCGCTGCCGTGCGCCATTTCCACGGTCTTCATGCTTCACTCTCCTGATTGCGATACTGATACCACGCGGCGCAGGCCCCTTCGGAGGAGACCATCAGCGCACCGAATGCGGTTTGCGGGTTACAGGTGCTGCCAAATAACGGGCACTGATGAGGTTTGCATTTGCCGGTGAGCACCTCGCCGCAGCGGGCGTCAGGATCGTCGCACACCTGCTGTGGCTGCGGGCGGAAATGCGCCTCGGCATCGAAGGAACGATACGGCGGCGTCAGGTGTACGCCGGATTCGGCAATCAGCCCCAGCCCGCGCCATTCGCTGTTGCCTTCCACTCTGAACACCTCGCGAATGGCCTGCTGCGCATGCACATTCCCCTCGTCCGGCACCACGCGGCGATACTGATTTTCGACGACGCTCAGAGCCGCTATTTTCTGCTCAACCAGCATGGTCACGCCTTGTAGTAGATCAAGTGGTTCGAAACCAGCTACCACTAATGGGCGATGGTACTCCCCGGCGATAAAACCATACGCCTCAGTACCGATCACCATGCTGACATGGCCCGGCGCGAGAAAAGCATCAATACCGTTGTCCGGCTCTTCAAGCAGGCTGCGAAGGGTGGGAATGAGCGTGATGTGCTGACAGAAAACGTAAAAATTGCCGATGTTGCGGGCTTTCGCCTGCTGGAGTGTGATGGCCGTTGCGGGCATAGTGGTTTCAAAACCCAGCCCAAAAAAGACCACTTTTCGCGTCGGATTGTCGGCCGCCAGCTTCAGTGCATCCATTGGTGAGTAAACGATGCGGATATCCGCGCCGCGCGCTCTGGCCTGCAGCAGCGAGCCATTTTTGCCCGGCACGCGCATCGCATCGCCGAAGGTGCAGAAGATCACCTCCGGATGGTGGGCAATCTCAAGGCAGCTGTCGATACGCCCCATCGGCAACACGCACACCGGGCAGCCGGGGCCGTGAATGAATTCGATGTTTTTCGGCAGCAACTGGTCAAGGCCAAACTTAAAGATAGCGTGGGTGTGTCCACCGCAGACTTCCATGATGCGTAACGGTTTTTCGGCGGTGTACTCAAGTAATAATGCGCGGGATTGCAGATGGTCAATCAGCTGCATCACCTGTTCAGGGGCACGGTATTCATCAACGTAGCGCATAGATTACCGTTCCTCGCCGTACAGCAGTGCGCCCACATCCGGCTCCACGTCAAACATGTTTTGCAGCGCGTCGAGCGTATCCCGGGCCTCCGCTTCGTTAATCACGCTCATCGCAAAGCCAACGTGAACCAGCACCCACTGACCAAGCCGTGATGCGCCGGTGTCATCGGTGCTGCCCACCAGCGTCAGGTCGACATCGCGCAGAATACCGCACACGTCCACTTTGGCCTGATTGCCGTCAATAGCGTGAATTTGTCCGGGTACGCCTATGCACATCGTTCACGCTCCAGCCAGTTCAGCCAGTGTTCCATGCCCTCGCCGCGCGTGGCGGAGACCAGCAGGATCTCAATATCCGGATTCACTTCCCGGGCACAGGCCAGGCATTTCTCCACGTCGAAGTTGAGGTAAGGCAGTAAATCCACTTTGTTTAGCAGCATCAGCGAGGCGGCGGCAAACATATGCGGATATTTCAGCGGTTTGTCCTCCCCTTCGGTGACGGAGAGCACGGCCACCTTATGCCGCTCGCCCAGGTCGAAGCTCGCCGGGCAGACCAGGTTTCCGACGTTCTCGATAAACAGAATGCCGTTATCCGCCAGCGGCAGACGCGGCGCGGCGTCGGCAATCATCTGCGCATCAAGGTGGCAGCCTTTACCGGTATTAACCTGAATGGCGGGCGTGCCGGTTTCACGAATGCGCGCCGCGTCATTCACCGTCTGCTGATCGCCCTCTATTACCGCACAGGAGACGCGCGCATTCAGGCGTTTGAGGGTTTCGGTAAGCAGCGTGGTTTTGCCGGAGCCGGGGCTGGAGACCAGATTCAGCACCAGCTGGTTACGCGCATCAAAGCGGGCGCGGTTGCGGGCTGCGAGCTGGTTATTTTTGTCGAGCACGTTGATCTCCACCTCCAGCATCTGGCGCTGGCTGATGCCCGGAGCGTGAGTGCCGGCTGCGCCGTGTCCGTAGTGCAAATCGCCCTCAACGGACCGTTTCGGCGTGAAGGTGACCCCGGTGAA
This region of Enterobacter cancerogenus genomic DNA includes:
- the flhA gene encoding formate hydrogenlyase transcriptional activator FlhA codes for the protein MPYTPMSDLGQQGLFDITRTLLQQPDLGSLSDTLTRLVRQSALADSAAIVLWHSGTQRASYYSTRDNGKVFEYEDETYLAHGPVRRILSRPEILHCSAEEFRQAWPMLADSNIYQPFGHYCMLPLAVEGHIFGGCEFLRTTDLPWSEAEYERLHTFTQIVGVVAEQIQSRVNNNVDYDLLSRERDNFRILVAITNAVLSRLDMDELVSEVSKEIHHYFKIDAISIALRGNRKGKLNIYSTHYLDEANPAHEQSEVDEAGTLSERVFKSKEILLLNLHERDVLAPYERMLFNTWGNKIQTLCLLPLMSGNTMLGVLKLAQCDEGVFTTANLKLLRQIAERISIALDNALAYQEIHRLKERLVDENLALTEQLNNVDSEFGEIIGRSDAMYSILKQVEMVAQSDSTVLILGETGTGKELIARAIHNLSNRNSRRMVKMNCAAMPAGLLESDLFGHERGAFTGASSQRLGRFELADKSSLFLDEVGDMPLELQPKLLRVLQEQEFERLGSNKLIQTDVRLIAATNRDLKKMVADREFRSDLYYRLNVFPICLPPLRERPEDIPLLVKAFTAKIARRMGRNIYSIPAETLRTLSAMEWPGNVRELENVIERAVLLTRGNVLQLSLPEVSLPETTVSAAEMAKEGEDEYHLILRVLKETNGVVAGPKGAAQRLGLKRTTLLSRMKRLGIDKENLM
- the hypE gene encoding hydrogenase expression/formation protein HypE — translated: MKTVEMAHGSGGQAMQQLINQLFMDAFNNPWLAEQEDQARIALSTLTAQGDRLAFSTDSYVIDPLFFPGGDIGKLAVCGTANDVAVSGAVPRYLSCGFILEEGLPMETLKTVVASMAQTAREAGIAIVTGDTKVVQRGAADKLFINTAGMGAIPADIHWGAQQLAVGDVLLVTGTLGCHGATILNLREGLGLDGELRSDCAVLTPLIQTLRTIPGVKALRDATRGGVNAVMHEFAARCGCGIELNERSLPVKPAVRGLCELLGLDPLNFANEGKLAIGVERQAADAVLAELRAHPLGKEAAIIGEVVERKGVRLTGLYGVKRTLDLPHAEPLPRIC
- the hypD gene encoding hydrogenase formation protein HypD; this encodes MRYVDEYRAPEQVMQLIDHLQSRALLLEYTAEKPLRIMEVCGGHTHAIFKFGLDQLLPKNIEFIHGPGCPVCVLPMGRIDSCLEIAHHPEVIFCTFGDAMRVPGKNGSLLQARARGADIRIVYSPMDALKLAADNPTRKVVFFGLGFETTMPATAITLQQAKARNIGNFYVFCQHITLIPTLRSLLEEPDNGIDAFLAPGHVSMVIGTEAYGFIAGEYHRPLVVAGFEPLDLLQGVTMLVEQKIAALSVVENQYRRVVPDEGNVHAQQAIREVFRVEGNSEWRGLGLIAESGVHLTPPYRSFDAEAHFRPQPQQVCDDPDARCGEVLTGKCKPHQCPLFGSTCNPQTAFGALMVSSEGACAAWYQYRNQESEA
- a CDS encoding HypC/HybG/HupF family hydrogenase formation chaperone translates to MCIGVPGQIHAIDGNQAKVDVCGILRDVDLTLVGSTDDTGASRLGQWVLVHVGFAMSVINEAEARDTLDALQNMFDVEPDVGALLYGEER
- the hypB gene encoding hydrogenase nickel incorporation protein HypB, with amino-acid sequence MCSTCGCAEGNLYIEGDEHRPHSAFRSAPFSPAPRPAAAFTGVTFTPKRSVEGDLHYGHGAAGTHAPGISQRQMLEVEINVLDKNNQLAARNRARFDARNQLVLNLVSSPGSGKTTLLTETLKRLNARVSCAVIEGDQQTVNDAARIRETGTPAIQVNTGKGCHLDAQMIADAAPRLPLADNGILFIENVGNLVCPASFDLGERHKVAVLSVTEGEDKPLKYPHMFAAASLMLLNKVDLLPYLNFDVEKCLACAREVNPDIEILLVSATRGEGMEHWLNWLERERCA